The sequence GCTTAATCGAATTGGAGACGAATTGATGCGGTTTGTTTTCGAAAAACGAAAAACACTTTCTCGCAAAGCCATCTTCCTGGTTCCACTGGCGTCTTTTTTTATCTCGCTTATCTTAACCGCCATCTTGCTGGCCATCTTCAAAACCAATCCGTTTGTGACCTTTATTGCCATGTTTAAGGGCGCTTTCGGATCATGGCCGAATTTCACCGAAACTCTGGTAAAAGCCACACCGCTGATGCTGGCCGGTCTGGGCATATTGATCGCTTTCCGTTTAAAATTCTGGAATATCGGCGCCGAAGGCCAGCTGACCTTTGGCGGCATTGCGGCGACCTGGGTGGCGCTGTTTTGGTCCCCTTTTCTGCCATCCTGGATGGTTTTGCCGCTGGCCATCCTGGTGGGCATGCTGGCGGGGGCTTTCTGGGCCGGCATTCCCGCCCTGCTCAAAGTGCGCTTAAAGGTGGATGAAGTGCTGACCACCTTGATGCTCAATTACGTGGCGATTCTTTTTGCAGAACATCTCTATTACGGACCATGGCGCGACCCCAAAGGCTTCGGCTTCCCCGGCACACCACAGTTCCCGGATTTTACCTGGCTGCCGAGGATTGCCGGACGCGCCCATCTGGGGCTGATATTTGCGCTGGCCCTGGCATTGGTGCTCTGGTTTGTGCTCAACCGCACCCGCTGGGGTTTTGAACTCAAGGTCATCGGTAATAATCCTGGCGCTGCCCAGACCCAGGGCATTAAAATCGCTAAAAATATCATGATTGCTTTACTGCTGGCCGGTGCCCTGGCCGGGCTGGCCGGGGTCTGTGAGGTTACCGGGATTTCGCGCAGATTGCAGCAAGGCCTTTCCATCGGCTATGGGTATACGGCGATCATTGTCGCCTGGCTGGCACAACTTAATCCCATCGCAGCCATATTTGTGGCCCTATTAATCGCTGCCCTTCTGGTCGGCGGCGACCAGGTTCAAATGATGATGGGATTACCGGCCGCCATGGGCCTCGTATTGCAAGGCATGCTGCTTTTTCCCATGCTGGCGGGCTCCCTGTTTACCGAATATAAATTACGTATCATCAAACCCAAAACAAGGGAGGCCCAATCTGGATGATATCAGAAGACAGAGGTCAGACGACAGAAGTCAGATTGAAATAATGGATATTGAAACGCTTCATCTGTCCTCTGTTTTCTGTCCTCTGTTATCTGTTCGCTGACACCTGAATCCGCCTCAGGCGGAACACCTGAAACCATTGGTAGTAAGAATATGATCGAACTGGTAACATCTTTAATGGCCATCACCCTGCGCTCCGGGACGTCTCTGATGTATGCCACCGTCGGAGAAATTTATACCGAACGCTCGGGGATTCTCAACTTAGGCGTTGAAGGCACAATGCTTATGAGTGCGGTGACCTCGTTTGCCACCGTTTATCATACCGGCAGCCTGTTTTTGGGAATTCTGGTGGCCATGCTGGTGGGTGGGGCCATGTCCAGCATTCATGCATTTTTATCGATTACCATGCGGGCCAACCAGGTGGTCAGTGGTTTGAGCATCACCCTCTTCGGTTCCGGGATGGCCAGTTTTTTAGGGCAGCGGCTGGGCCCGGAATCAAACAGAGGCTATCTGGTGGGGCTGGTAGGCCCCAAATTTGAACCCTTTGCTATACCGCTTTTAAGCGATTTGCCGATCATCGGCGCCGTCTTCAATCAAGATGTGATGACCTATATTGTTTATCTCCTGCTGCCAGCCGGCTGGTACTACCTTTACAAAACCAGTAATGGCTTGAATTTGCGGGCGGTGGGCGAGAACCCGCAAACCGCCGATGCCATGGGAATCAATATTGCACGGACGCGCTACCTGTATACCATCCTTGGCGGCATGCTGGTGGGTATTGGCGGCGCCCATCTGTCACTGTCCTACGCCCCGGGGTGGACCGAAAACATTACCGGCGGCAGAGGCTGGATCGTCATCGCTCTGGTGATCTTTTCGATGTGGAATCCGGCCAGGGCGGTCTGGGGCGCCATCCTTTTCGGCGGCATCAATGCCGTACAGTTCCGCCTGCAGGCATCGGGAACAAACATTCCGGCCGCCTTTTTAAATATGATGCCGTACCTGGCCACCGTTTTGGTGCTCGTCGTTTTAACCTGGTGGGAAGCATTGAGCAAACGCGT comes from Desulfobacterales bacterium and encodes:
- a CDS encoding ABC transporter permease, which gives rise to MRFVFEKRKTLSRKAIFLVPLASFFISLILTAILLAIFKTNPFVTFIAMFKGAFGSWPNFTETLVKATPLMLAGLGILIAFRLKFWNIGAEGQLTFGGIAATWVALFWSPFLPSWMVLPLAILVGMLAGAFWAGIPALLKVRLKVDEVLTTLMLNYVAILFAEHLYYGPWRDPKGFGFPGTPQFPDFTWLPRIAGRAHLGLIFALALALVLWFVLNRTRWGFELKVIGNNPGAAQTQGIKIAKNIMIALLLAGALAGLAGVCEVTGISRRLQQGLSIGYGYTAIIVAWLAQLNPIAAIFVALLIAALLVGGDQVQMMMGLPAAMGLVLQGMLLFPMLAGSLFTEYKLRIIKPKTREAQSG
- a CDS encoding ABC transporter permease, with translation MIELVTSLMAITLRSGTSLMYATVGEIYTERSGILNLGVEGTMLMSAVTSFATVYHTGSLFLGILVAMLVGGAMSSIHAFLSITMRANQVVSGLSITLFGSGMASFLGQRLGPESNRGYLVGLVGPKFEPFAIPLLSDLPIIGAVFNQDVMTYIVYLLLPAGWYYLYKTSNGLNLRAVGENPQTADAMGINIARTRYLYTILGGMLVGIGGAHLSLSYAPGWTENITGGRGWIVIALVIFSMWNPARAVWGAILFGGINAVQFRLQASGTNIPAAFLNMMPYLATVLVLVVLTWWEALSKRVGAPSALAKSYMREDK